The DNA sequence CTCGATGAACCTCGTCTCGTTGACGACCGTGAGGGGGACGCCCATGACCTGATACTTCGTAATGAGGTACGGGAACTCGGAGACCTCGACCATATCCGCGCGAATCCATTCGCACTCGATCGCCATGCGATGTGCCAGCCGCACCGCGGCCGGACAATACGGTCAGGTGGGGGTGACCAAGACCTGAATATGCAGCGGTGCGCTCACCCGACGCAGCTTCTCCCGCGTCTCCGGCGAGAGACCGGAATCGGCGCGCGAAACGGCCACGATCGTGTCTATGAGCGCGGCGAACTCGTAGCCGGAGGGGATGCCGTAGAAGCGAATCCCATAATCCCGCTCCCCCAGGACGACCGTCGCTGGAATCTTATCCACGCCGAAAGTCGCAACCTGCTCGCGATCGAGTTGGAAGTTATAGACGTCGAGGCGGATCTTGTCGGATACCTCGGCCAGCTCGCGCAAGAGCTGGCCCGTCTCTCGACATGTCGCGCACTCCAGCTCTTGAGTGAAGAAGACGAGCCGCACGGGATTCACCATGTCGGCTAATCGTCGTTGTAGCTCCATCCGCATGCGTTCATCCAAAAATCCCATAACGCCCTCCTCTACACGCCTAACTCCAGGCGGGTACGAATGACACGCATCAGTTGCTCCCGCCCCAAGAGGCCAACGACCCGCCCGTTTTGCACGACGGGCACTTGATTGATGTTGTGGTCATCCATCAAAGCGAGCACGTCCACAAGCTCCATCTCCGGTGGGACGGCATGCAGTTCGGCCTCCGGAATAGCCACGGCCTCCAGAGGCGTCACCGCCCACGCCGAGCGCGGCACTTGCCGCACTTGATGCAACGTGATTAATCCCACGAGGCGATCATCCTCGACCACGAGCGCACAGCGCCGCCCCGTGCGCAGCAAATGTTCCTCCACCAATTCGGCCACGCTCATTCCCCGGGGCAAGAAGAGGCAATCCGTCGTCATCGCCTCCGCAGCCCGAATCCCCCGCAGCAAGCGCCGTACATCGAGTTGCGCGACGGTCGCTTGTGCGGCGCTCAGGAGGAACCAGCCGATGAATCCCATCCACAATCCGCTCACGAAATTCCCCGAAAACGCGATCCAGACACCCGCCACGATGAAGAGATAAGCGATCCCCTGCCCGGCTCCCGAGGCCAAGCGCGTCCCCCGATCATAGCTCCCCGTCGCGTGCCACAACGCGGCGCGAAGAATCCGCCCGCCATCCAGAGGAAATCCGGGGATCAGATTGAATGCCGCCAACAGGAAATTGATCCGTCCCAGCCACTGGCCGAGTACCTGAAGTGGCTCGCTGAGTCCCTCGACCCCACGAGAGAAGCCATAGAACGCACTGGCCAGAAGGAAACTCACCACGGGCCCGGCTACGGCGATCTGAAACTCGTCGCGCGGCTGGCTCGGCTCGCGCTCAATTTGCGCCACGCCACCGAAGACGAAGAGCGTGATCGCACGCACCCGAATCCCTTTGCGCAGAGCGACAAGGCTGTGTCCCAGTTCATGGAGTAGGACCGAGAGAAACAGCAGAAGGCTCGTCACAACGCCCAAGCTGTACGAGATGCCGCGCGTCCATTCCGGATGCTCAGTCGCAAATTGCGCCACGAGTGATAAGGTCACGAGCACGAAGACGATGAACCACGAATAATGGAGTCCCACCGGAATGCCGAAGATGTGCCCCAACCGAATGGTATGCGCGAACACAGCTCGCTCCTGAAAGAACGCCTGCGCTCCGAAAACGTCCGGAACGCCTATTGCTCATCCCTTA is a window from the Blastocatellia bacterium genome containing:
- a CDS encoding site-2 protease family protein, producing MFAHTIRLGHIFGIPVGLHYSWFIVFVLVTLSLVAQFATEHPEWTRGISYSLGVVTSLLLFLSVLLHELGHSLVALRKGIRVRAITLFVFGGVAQIEREPSQPRDEFQIAVAGPVVSFLLASAFYGFSRGVEGLSEPLQVLGQWLGRINFLLAAFNLIPGFPLDGGRILRAALWHATGSYDRGTRLASGAGQGIAYLFIVAGVWIAFSGNFVSGLWMGFIGWFLLSAAQATVAQLDVRRLLRGIRAAEAMTTDCLFLPRGMSVAELVEEHLLRTGRRCALVVEDDRLVGLITLHQVRQVPRSAWAVTPLEAVAIPEAELHAVPPEMELVDVLALMDDHNINQVPVVQNGRVVGLLGREQLMRVIRTRLELGV
- a CDS encoding thioredoxin family protein, which codes for MGFLDERMRMELQRRLADMVNPVRLVFFTQELECATCRETGQLLRELAEVSDKIRLDVYNFQLDREQVATFGVDKIPATVVLGERDYGIRFYGIPSGYEFAALIDTIVAVSRADSGLSPETREKLRRVSAPLHIQVLVTPT